The Toxorhynchites rutilus septentrionalis strain SRP chromosome 1, ASM2978413v1, whole genome shotgun sequence genome contains the following window.
tcacccttagtggaggaagtttcgctactggcaagcaaaacctaatcacatacaaaattccagaacatttactttcttgactagcggcccaattctatgttttaataagtttaccgcaaagtcattggaatagctttgctgttgcactcaaacagactctcgcaacttattttcttttcttttatcttttatatttaacttttccaatttttctcgccgtataaccTTTCCTTGGGTGGAAATGAACACAgccagcttaaaccaaacgacccgttctcgagcttTTTAGTTCTCGAgcgttggtttttatttatgaaaattgaaataaatcgtttcatatatcatgtcatttttaacacagctgccaccatatacaattttacacttacacttgtgctcaatttttcacaatacccgatcggtcattgatatgaaccTCGCGaacattaaagtttcaaatttaaattttatttgctaaaaatcatcgtatcactcactttatttgaaatttaaaaatacccccgacttacatatatttgcaatgccgatttcccccaggaaacttggttttgatgtctctgttagggccCCACCgcttgtgtcgtcaatttcgaccaatcagaagtgggtatttccgttaggataagggttgagatgTTTGTTTGTATACCTGGGGAGGGAGGAAATATTGGCATTTAAGCTCCGCCCGTTTTTgcgatttcaaaaaatatacactTCCGCTACAGCTAGCGGGTATACAACAGTCTCTCCTATTGCTGATATAACACGCAGCGGTTTTTTTTCGATccaagttcaaaaacaaaatattttcggAGTGCGAATGATGTTGTGAATGAAAGATATCGCGTAATGTGATGCAGTTTTATTCGGTGGAGGCATCGCGTTAATTTTCATGCTGTCCAGTGGAGAGTGCTTCCGTATTTATGGATCACatgcacacattgttgttgtttttatacatTATCAAAGGTAGATGAAAGTCGTTAAGAAATATGGaataacggtattggaggcctGTGACCGAGTGTGGATCAGTCGCCCGTTACGTGGGACTTTCAAAAGTTTTACGAGTCCACGTACGGATGATGATCATGAACACAAATTGCTCTTAATTTGCAATATTTCAATTCACTAGATAAATTTGTTGAAGTCTCCGGAAGCGTGTGTTCCAACTCTGAAtgatatgatttttatttattacttaTATTCTTGGTTCTaatcacatcacatcacatcattgTACATCTGTATCCTATTCTAAATCCAAAATTCTATCTTTCTAATGCGCGCATGAATCTAAATGGTAACTTTCATAATCGTAATTTCATCTGGAACAGAACATAATTATTTACTACAATTTTAGATGCATTTTCACAAACGTCGACCCCGAAACGGGCATCCCCAGTCCCAACAGTGAACCACTGAACATGCTTAAAACGTATGCTTCGTTATtccctttttcaaaaaatgaaatttcaacCTATTCACCATTTTAGCTATCGCAAGAAACCTGGTCTCGGAAACTCTCCCGTGCTGGGAATGCAGATGGGCGTCCGCAGGGAAGGCACCGTGCGTCTCGGCGAAACAGTTTACGTTGGGTTCTAGCATCTGCGCTAAGGCCTCTCGAGAAGGCGGTGGCGTAGAAACTCGCAGTTTTGTCTAGATATTAAGAAGAAAGAAGGGAAttgcaaaaagtattttttttatttctgcttTTTTAAGCAACATAGAAAAAGCATTTGTCGAATTATATCATTTTATctatcttgttttttttttcgttaaaaaTGGCCGCTCTATCCGAAATGTGACCTCCCTTATCCATAATACACCGAGTCGCCGAGGCTGACTTCTCCGCCTGTTCTCACTCCGAGATGTATTCCAAAGGCAGGGTCTTTACCATACTTTGGGTTGATCCGATATCTAAAAAAGGACATATCAATCATCTTTGTTCGCAATTCTTTGTAATGTAATGCATTACTGTTTCAACGTGGCCAACGGCTGTCCCTCGGGATGTTTGACGCCATTCATCGGGTTGATAGTGGTGAAAACACATCTTAAACATGGTCTAACATACTTGAACACCACATTTCCTATTTTAACCCATCGCCAGTTATCCTCGGCAAACGCTGGTGGACCTTTGACTACAAAGTTCGGTCTGAAATGGAGCGGTGTCACCTTTTGTTCCAGTCTCCCATTCAGGTCTTCCACGGTAGCGGAATTGAACAACATATAGCTGGTCTCGTCATGCAGAGCGCCCGAATCCGAGCTGGCATTTTTCCTGCTGGTCTCATTCAGCGGATAGAACACTAACCGATATCCCTCGCTCTTATCCAGCAGATATCTCGACAACCATTTCGCCACTTCGTCGCCGCAATCCACCGTTGGAACTGACTCACCCCACACCACACTGTCGGTGGTCTGCTGGTCGTACAAACTCCGTACCTGGATTGAAATGTCGTCCATACCAGGCGCGGAAAGAGTCAATCGTTCGAACGCATCGTCGAATTGTGGATGAATCAAAACGAGCTTCGGTTTCTGCCTTGCCGTTATCCATTTTCCCTCCAGACTCGTCACCATGAAGATTCGATCCCGAAGCAGATTCCGTTGGGGCCCCAGAATGGAGCAATCGACCCGGCTAACTTTTACCGGTGCGCATGATTTGATCGGATATACGTATATTTCGTTGATTTCTCCGGCCTTGTGCCACACCTTGGGCGGGGTGTTGTGGATTCGCTTCTTCGCGTAGTAAGCGCCGAAGGCGGTAGCCGTTATTAGGCCCACCCCAGCTGCCACCAGGAGAGCCTTTTTCGACGGACTAGCCGAGTGGAACTCGTCAATCAACTCTGGGTGAGAGAATGAAGGCAATTGAAATGTACAGTGAATTATGGGGGCGAGAATTTTTACTTACTCGAAAGCATTGGTGTAATTTCAGTGGATTTACCTGAACAGGTGATTTGAAATCGATCCAAATGATTAACTTAGGAGCGGAAAGGAGACAACCGGCAGAACTGCGGCAGATTAAAATATCTACTGAGGAGATTTTGTTTTATCAACCTTTGTCGGCATTACTCTCTCCGCTTTTCAGTTTGTGTGTAGAGAGGTGATAAGAATGGGAATAATGTAAATATTGACGAGACGTAAAATGTTAGAGTCTTATTTTTATTGTATGTGACAGTGGGAACCGGTGTTGATCGACCACACCGACACACTTTACATTCACTGTGATGCGATTTTTTCTCTGGGAGGTCGACTCGAGTGTTTCCCTTATTTTGCACCTCAAGGTCACATACTAATGCGCATCGTTGTCCTAATTTGAATCTTAAACGTGTTAGTACACGTGCCCTGATTCGTAATTTTTAATATCGGGTTCTGTACTATTCAATGAATAACTCATTGTAGAGCTTCTTGTAGATTATTTATTTTCTGAAAGATAGCTTCGATAATATCCTTAATATAAACTAGGGAAActtggggtaagacggacattatgggccctattccagaaaacgagacgagcaattcgtctcgtctcggcttcagtcactgtcgagacgagcaaaatatacCATTCCAGTACacaagtttcattgaaatgttttatttggtagactggagagacttcagtcagttttctCGGTataatcagtgatgtcagatgagaagacatgtttttgttttgagaaggacaacaaacaattttaaaattgatcaatcgatactcttttctcagtgccaaaatataaaaaaaaaacataacaaaaaggaataagtttcatatatcttttggtttcattgatatttttcctcgagcatatggtttcatcactcagacgttttgtttttatggatttattgggggcaataTTTCACCTAATCAACCTAATCACCTAATCAACGACTTATCAAggaaagttttaaatctatatatatgtatttccaatgaagtagttgttttgaattactcattttcgttcaatatgtgaagacccttttcgtgccgtgttaatatattcaaaacagtcatctggcatccctgaataTGTGttgaatgtttacatttggttgtgttgtttggaagaggcccatttgaaaaactgtaaaatcttgcaattactgaattgaatttgatggttgcagttgaaaacatacattgcttatgcaatactagtttaggcgtgaaacaatttttgaagataaaggtggagcagaagaataccgatgctttcaatcaacaaggtgaacaaacacatcaa
Protein-coding sequences here:
- the LOC129762406 gene encoding mitochondrial amidoxime reducing component 2-like, with the translated sequence MLSKLIDEFHSASPSKKALLVAAGVGLITATAFGAYYAKKRIHNTPPKVWHKAGEINEIYVYPIKSCAPVKVSRVDCSILGPQRNLLRDRIFMVTSLEGKWITARQKPKLVLIHPQFDDAFERLTLSAPGMDDISIQVRSLYDQQTTDSVVWGESVPTVDCGDEVAKWLSRYLLDKSEGYRLVFYPLNETSRKNASSDSGALHDETSYMLFNSATVEDLNGRLEQKVTPLHFRPNFVVKGPPAFAEDNWRWVKIGNVVFKYVRPCLRCVFTTINPMNGVKHPEGQPLATLKQYRINPKYGKDPAFGIHLGVRTGGEVSLGDSVYYG